A section of the Falco rusticolus isolate bFalRus1 chromosome Z, bFalRus1.pri, whole genome shotgun sequence genome encodes:
- the TMEM271 gene encoding transmembrane protein 271, with amino-acid sequence MKWSVRGACAALSSCLLLACALSAAAVGLKCFSLGSELKGEPFRLGTAAGAFYSGLLLAAGLSLLAAALLCCRPPDEAPAAPAPASASALAPAGDPDAAGGGPGGGEAAAVPSGPVEKAPPGGRQNFLLLGVLVFMLGVLSAFAGAVIDGDTVSLVERKYSHYCLLQPGGAARPRSGPAAPDSSAAALRCQKLRDYQQGLVLSTVFNALECLLGLLNLLLVKNYKASQQRGRRRRRRRAAPATAAAGGRRRRRRGGGGGRRAPRHSQGSLFSGGEPELSPGDCPFQAVSYINVGVFHVFDEAGVEVHCGGHPSVELPGYSPMDPELNASYPYCYPLPSEQPPAYEEIYPGEPCAQGT; translated from the coding sequence ATGAAGTGGAGCGTGCGGGGAGCCTGCGCCGCgctctccagctgcctcctgctcgCCTGCGCCCTCAGCGCCGCCGCCGTGGGCCTCAAGTGCTTCTCGCTGGGCTCCGAGCTGAAGGGCGAGCCCTTCCGCCTGGGCACCGCCGCCGGCGCCTTCTActcggggctgctgctggccgccgGCCTCTCGCTGCTCGCCGCCGCACTGCTCTGCTGTCGCCCGCCCGACGAGGCGCCCGCGGCGCCGGCTCCGGCCTCGGCCTCGGCCCTGGCCCCGGCTGGCGACCCGGACGCGGcaggcggcggccccggcgggggggaggcggcggccgtGCCGTCGGGGCCGGTGGAGAAGGCGCCGCCCGGGGGGCGGCAGAacttcctgctgctgggggtgctggtgttCATGCTGGGCGTGCTGAGCGCCTTCGCCGGCGCCGTCATCGACGGCGACACCGTGTCGCTGGTGGAGAGGAAGTACTCGCACtactgcctgctgcagcccggcggcgcggcccggccacggagcggccccgcggcccccgaCAGCTCCGCCGCGGCTCTCCGCTGCCAGAAGCTGCGGGACTACCAGCAAGGCTTGGTGCTCTCCACGGTCTTCAACGCTCTGGAGTGCCTCCTGGGCCTGCTCAACTTGCTGCTCGTCAAGAACTACAAGGCCTCGCAGCAGCGcgggcggcggaggcggcggcggcgagcggcACCGGcgacggcggcggcgggcgggcggcggcggcggcggcggggcggcggcggcgggcggcgggcgccgcGCCACAGCCAGGGCTCCCTCTTCTCCGGCGGCGAGCCCGAGCTCAGCCCCGGGGACTGCCCCTTCCAGGCCGTCTCCTACATCAACGTGGGCGTTTTCCACGTCTTCGACGAGGCAGGCGTGGAGGTGCACTGCGGCGGGCATCCTTCCGTCGAGCTGCCCGGCTACTCGCCCATGGACCCCGAGCTCAACGCCTCCTACCCCTACTGCTACCCGCTGCCCAGCGAGCAGCCCCCCGCCTACGAGGAGATCTACCCCGGGGAGCCCTGCGCTCAGGGCACCTAG